Proteins encoded together in one Rhizobium sp. 11515TR window:
- a CDS encoding LysR family transcriptional regulator yields MDTKFLESFLIVAECGSVAEAARRLNMTPAAVAQRMRALETELGQALVSRVGRTVRPTAAGLAVQRHGPALVRMARDLRAIAAGDLPSGQLRLGATATAMTGLIPQITAALSERFRQIDYFLQPGSSVNLYHAVLSGELDAALIIEPQFPIPKALGWSTIRREPLVLLAPAELEIHDFHLALTQQPFIRYDRNQWGGQIVDRYLRRHDISVREWAELDALDAIAALVDRGLGVALVPDWAPPWPEGLRLQKHRMEDGELRNMGVLWANSGPRIAAIRAFVEACEGSPKLDKAKT; encoded by the coding sequence ATGGACACGAAATTCCTCGAAAGCTTCCTCATCGTCGCCGAATGCGGATCGGTCGCCGAAGCCGCGCGGCGCTTGAATATGACGCCGGCGGCGGTTGCTCAGCGTATGAGGGCGCTGGAGACGGAGCTCGGGCAGGCATTGGTTTCTCGCGTGGGGCGCACGGTCCGACCCACTGCAGCGGGACTTGCCGTGCAGCGCCACGGACCGGCACTTGTGCGCATGGCAAGGGACCTGCGGGCAATAGCTGCGGGCGATCTCCCGAGCGGGCAGCTTCGCCTCGGTGCGACGGCGACGGCCATGACGGGCCTCATCCCTCAGATTACCGCGGCCCTCAGCGAGCGATTTCGGCAGATCGACTATTTCCTGCAGCCGGGTTCTTCTGTGAACCTCTACCATGCGGTTTTGTCAGGTGAGCTGGACGCCGCTCTCATCATCGAGCCACAATTTCCGATTCCGAAAGCACTCGGCTGGTCGACCATCCGGCGCGAGCCCCTGGTCTTGTTGGCGCCCGCGGAGCTGGAAATTCACGATTTTCATCTGGCGCTTACGCAGCAGCCCTTCATTCGTTATGACCGCAATCAGTGGGGAGGCCAGATCGTCGACCGTTATCTCCGCCGTCATGACATCAGCGTGCGCGAATGGGCGGAACTGGACGCGCTGGATGCCATTGCGGCATTGGTCGACCGCGGACTGGGCGTTGCGCTTGTTCCCGACTGGGCTCCGCCGTGGCCGGAGGGACTGCGGCTGCAAAAACATCGCATGGAAGATGGCGAGCTTCGCAATATGGGAGTGCTGTGGGCGAATTCCGGCCCACGGATTGCAGCCATTCGCGCATTTGTCGAGGCCTGTGAAGGATCTCCAAAACTTGATAAGGCCAAAACTTGA
- a CDS encoding pyridoxal phosphate-dependent aminotransferase, with protein MTIQAKFERMGTDAAPGQEVRQQVEGIEALLRGERIAGRQVDFSHGDVDAFTPTPGSFEVFTAGVEAGGKQAYTEYRGDLSIREQLASSLASFTGAPVDAADGMILTPGTQGALFLAVASTVAHGDKVAVVQPDYFANRKLVEFCEGHMMPIQMDYLNVEGRAGLDLGQLEDAFADGAKVFLFSNPNNPAGVVYSREEIKTIASLASRYGATVIVDQLYSRLLYSGIDYAHLCAEAIDAENVITIMGPSKTESLSGYRLGVAFGSKEIINRMEKLQAIVSLRAGGYSQAVFRTWFNEPQGWMDQRVREHEAIRDDLLRLFRAGKDIKVRTTEAGSYIFPQLPPLAVGGKDFVRILRLQASVIVTPGTEFSPFCDSSVRLNFSQDHAAAVAAVERLVSLVDRYRA; from the coding sequence ATGACCATTCAAGCCAAATTCGAGCGCATGGGCACCGACGCCGCGCCAGGCCAGGAAGTGCGGCAGCAGGTCGAAGGTATCGAAGCGCTGCTGCGCGGCGAACGGATTGCGGGACGTCAGGTCGATTTTTCCCATGGTGACGTTGATGCGTTTACGCCGACACCAGGCTCTTTCGAAGTCTTCACCGCTGGGGTGGAGGCCGGCGGCAAGCAGGCCTATACCGAATACCGCGGTGATCTCTCGATCCGCGAGCAGCTTGCGTCTAGTCTTGCGAGCTTCACGGGCGCCCCGGTCGACGCCGCCGATGGCATGATTCTGACGCCCGGTACGCAGGGCGCACTGTTCCTCGCCGTCGCCTCCACCGTCGCCCATGGCGACAAGGTTGCGGTGGTTCAGCCGGATTATTTTGCCAACCGCAAGCTGGTGGAATTCTGCGAGGGCCATATGATGCCCATTCAGATGGACTACCTGAATGTCGAAGGGCGCGCGGGTCTCGACCTCGGTCAGCTGGAAGATGCCTTCGCTGATGGGGCGAAAGTTTTCCTGTTTTCTAATCCGAACAACCCCGCTGGCGTCGTTTATTCGCGTGAGGAGATCAAGACGATCGCATCGCTGGCCAGCCGTTATGGCGCAACGGTCATCGTCGACCAGCTTTATTCGCGGCTGCTCTATTCCGGCATCGATTATGCGCATCTGTGCGCGGAAGCCATCGACGCGGAAAACGTCATCACCATCATGGGGCCGTCGAAGACAGAGTCGCTGAGCGGCTACCGTTTGGGCGTCGCCTTCGGCTCGAAGGAGATCATCAACCGGATGGAAAAGCTGCAGGCGATCGTATCTTTGCGCGCCGGGGGCTATAGTCAGGCGGTTTTCCGCACTTGGTTCAACGAACCGCAAGGCTGGATGGATCAGCGCGTGCGCGAACATGAGGCCATTCGGGACGATCTCCTCAGGCTATTTCGCGCAGGCAAGGATATCAAGGTTCGCACCACCGAGGCAGGAAGCTATATCTTCCCGCAATTGCCTCCCCTTGCCGTCGGCGGCAAGGATTTCGTGCGGATCCTCCGGTTGCAGGCAAGCGTCATCGTAACGCCCGGCACCGAGTTCAGCCCCTTCTGCGACAGCAGTGTCCGTCTGAACTTCTCGCAGGACCATGCTGCCGCGGTAGCTGCCGTAGAGCGGCTCGTTTCGCTTGTCGATCGATATCGCGCATGA
- a CDS encoding class 1 fructose-bisphosphatase: MTTFEAYLDAHKGTLLNEDMAAILSNIAEATRQISDKLRSSSLSGLTGATDAINVQGETQKPLDILSNEIMLEACRKSPAVAFAVSEELDVEVLIHHAGRYAMIFDPLDGSSNLDVNVTVGTIFSIVEASSAAEILKSGRSQLVAGYAAYGPQTNLVLAIGDGVQIFTLDQHGVYAMTTADAKIAPETKEFAINAARRPSWDDIITEYVDRSIRTPGYNMRWVGSMVADTHRIFNRGGIFLYPADRSKPASGGRLRLLYEANPIGFLVEAAGGSAIAGKTAILDIEPTSLHQRVPVIFGSRKEVEKISRAYCVERTIETV; this comes from the coding sequence ATGACGACATTCGAAGCCTATCTCGATGCCCATAAGGGAACATTGTTGAATGAGGACATGGCCGCCATCCTTAGCAATATTGCCGAGGCTACCCGGCAGATTTCGGATAAGCTCAGGAGCTCGTCATTGTCAGGCCTGACGGGCGCAACCGACGCTATCAACGTCCAGGGCGAGACGCAGAAGCCGCTCGATATACTTTCCAACGAGATCATGCTCGAGGCATGCCGTAAATCGCCGGCGGTTGCTTTCGCGGTATCGGAGGAGCTCGACGTCGAAGTGCTCATTCATCACGCTGGCCGATATGCGATGATCTTCGATCCACTCGATGGATCGTCCAATCTCGATGTCAACGTAACGGTCGGAACGATCTTTTCCATCGTCGAGGCTAGCTCCGCGGCTGAGATCCTGAAAAGCGGCCGCAGTCAGCTGGTTGCGGGATACGCAGCTTACGGACCGCAAACCAATCTGGTGCTTGCGATCGGAGATGGCGTACAGATTTTCACGCTCGACCAACACGGCGTCTACGCAATGACGACTGCGGATGCCAAGATCGCTCCGGAAACCAAGGAGTTTGCGATCAACGCGGCACGTCGCCCGTCTTGGGACGACATCATTACCGAATATGTCGACAGGTCCATCAGAACTCCTGGGTACAATATGCGCTGGGTCGGTTCGATGGTTGCCGACACACATCGCATCTTCAACCGCGGCGGAATCTTCCTCTATCCCGCCGATCGAAGCAAGCCCGCTTCCGGCGGTCGCCTGCGTCTACTTTACGAGGCAAATCCGATCGGCTTTCTCGTCGAAGCGGCAGGTGGTTCCGCCATTGCCGGGAAGACCGCGATCCTCGACATCGAACCAACCTCATTGCATCAGCGGGTTCCGGTAATTTTTGGTTCTCGCAAGGAGGTCGAAAAGATCAGTCGGGCGTATTGTGTTGAACGGACCATCGAGACGGTGTAG
- a CDS encoding aspartate dehydrogenase domain-containing protein, whose protein sequence is MIGRSLFDYVGSLDGVEVAYILVSDKNKYAQNAAMAALVTDDAEHALDRKADLVLECAMPALLGTLGPDILAHSDLCGFSCSALADRTVEAAMHAAASKSGRRLFVPHGAVLGLDGLRDGREQIEKVVITTTKSGASLGQPADAKGTLFDGSTREACMRFPRNVNVHAAVAFAGIGFDHTRSIVVADPDTKTMRHHIAVSGRDLEWDISVSSQSLGGVTGSYTPASAIGSLKRILDTDVFANA, encoded by the coding sequence ATGATTGGCAGAAGCCTGTTCGACTATGTCGGCAGCCTCGATGGGGTCGAGGTCGCTTATATTCTCGTATCCGACAAGAACAAATATGCGCAGAATGCCGCCATGGCTGCGCTCGTCACGGATGACGCCGAGCATGCGCTCGACCGGAAGGCGGACCTTGTGCTCGAATGCGCGATGCCGGCTCTTCTGGGTACGCTTGGACCGGATATCCTTGCCCATTCGGACCTCTGCGGATTCAGTTGCTCCGCGTTGGCGGATCGCACTGTGGAGGCGGCGATGCATGCAGCGGCGAGCAAGAGCGGTCGACGCCTCTTCGTTCCGCACGGCGCCGTTCTCGGTCTCGATGGTCTGCGCGATGGCCGTGAGCAAATCGAAAAAGTGGTGATAACCACGACGAAAAGCGGCGCAAGCCTCGGCCAGCCGGCCGACGCCAAGGGAACGCTCTTCGATGGCTCGACCCGCGAAGCCTGCATGCGGTTTCCGCGCAACGTCAATGTCCATGCCGCCGTTGCCTTTGCGGGCATCGGTTTCGACCATACCCGCAGCATCGTTGTCGCCGATCCCGATACGAAAACGATGCGGCACCATATAGCGGTCTCCGGCAGGGATCTCGAATGGGATATTTCGGTGAGTTCGCAGTCGCTCGGCGGTGTGACCGGCTCCTATACCCCGGCCTCGGCCATCGGATCGCTGAAGAGAATTCTCGACACCGATGTTTTCGCCAACGCCTGA
- a CDS encoding helix-turn-helix domain-containing protein produces MDKKTDAIDVEVGLRIRLRREELSIAQDVLAEKLRISPLQLDRCERGIEKISAGRLLRISELLAVPVIFFFESASDDAFPSKEALADFRLAKHHKAVLRTALSGIEDKRLRAKILAFVQSSEPDNER; encoded by the coding sequence ATGGACAAAAAAACCGATGCAATCGATGTCGAGGTTGGATTACGCATCCGATTGCGTCGGGAGGAATTGTCAATTGCGCAGGATGTACTGGCCGAGAAGCTTCGCATAAGCCCTCTGCAGCTCGACAGATGCGAACGCGGCATCGAAAAAATCAGCGCTGGCCGCCTTCTGCGCATTTCAGAACTCCTCGCTGTACCGGTCATATTTTTCTTCGAAAGTGCATCGGACGACGCTTTTCCCTCCAAGGAGGCGCTGGCCGATTTTCGACTTGCGAAGCATCATAAGGCCGTTCTGCGCACAGCCTTGTCCGGGATCGAGGACAAGCGTTTGCGGGCGAAGATCCTTGCTTTCGTGCAATCATCCGAACCCGACAACGAGCGCTGA